Within Triticum dicoccoides isolate Atlit2015 ecotype Zavitan chromosome 1B, WEW_v2.0, whole genome shotgun sequence, the genomic segment TAAGAAGCGAATGATGTCAAAATCTGATTTGAGATGTTTTTTCAAATCACTATTGAAACTCTCACTTAATTGTGTGCTTCTCATTCCCAATGTGAAAACATCCCTCATGTAACATTCAGTCCACTTTTCTTTTAACTTGTAGATGCTATCTAGCCATGAGGCCTTCTTCTTATCCACCTTATTTCTCATGATGTCAAATGCCTCTTCAAAGGCTGCCTTGTCCTCAATATTATACATACAAGCGCTGAAATCTAAGAGGatatgaggttcttcatcttcctctttttTTGATTCTTCAACTTTGCTATTGCACAAGTGCTTGACGGCATTTTGCATGATGTGGTAGGTGCACAAGCCATGCCATGCTTGGGTGAAAACATCCCCAACAGCCAATCCCATTGCCGTGTCTTGATCGGTAAATATAGCTCTAGGTTGCTTTCCGTTGTGTGCCTCTACAAAAGCCTCAAATAACCATTTGAAAGAGCCACGTGTTTCATCAAACAAAAGAGCAGCACCAAAAATAACGGTCTCTCTAAAATGATTGAATCCGACGAAAACACCAAAAGGCCTATATTCTTTGTTTGTGCCTCCATAGTTAACCCAAAATGACCATGCCTCAGCCAAGTCTGTGAATTTCTGACCAACTTGAGGtaaggatgtacgaatcacattctCCCTGCACCAAAATAAATATATAGGTAATTCCAATGTAAGCCTAACTTGCTATAGATCTAGATGTCAGCAAAGGAATTCCAGTGTAAGTCTAACTTACTTGTTGGTTTCTGCCATTATCTCTTAATTTGAAGACGTGAACTCAATAATTACTGCAGGAATCATGAACAGATACAAGTAAGAAAATTTCCAATTTGTGAAGAAAATACAAGACAAAGAGGGGAGATTTGTTGTTGCTACCTGTAatctggaaggaggaggaggaggaacgatGGCTGGAATCGATCGCCAGAAGTTTTCCTCGATCGGCCAGCTGATTTCCTTGGAGTTGCCGCAGCGATCGTCCAAAGCTGAGACAGCGCGCGACAGAGCAGCGCAGCACACGTTTCCCCGCCAAAATCCTCTCGTGCTCCCGCCTGAAGTTTTGTTTTCCCTCCACTGTGTTGAAGTAGGCCTTTAGGTGGGCTATGAAATCTGGGCTGGGCTGCTTATTTTAGGCTGAGTGAGGGATCGAAAGAAGCAGCCGACCGATCGAGAACGAGCGGCATCTGGCGTGCGCTGGGCTGCCTCTGACTTGCTATAAGCAAGTTAGAGAATCTGAGCCGTGAGCCAAGCCCCGCCGCCTTCCCTCGGGTCTCCACCCAGCAACCGTCGCGGTAGAGGACGCCGGCGGTGCGGAGGAGCTTCGCGCGGGGCTCAGCAGGATTTCTCTGGAATTTTGCGGGGATCGGATGGGCAAGAAATCACAAGGAAATTGAGCAGATTTTGATTCGGTAGGACAGTTCGGTACAAACTCGTTCGAGTTTGGGACGGGAGGACGGACGAAGACGGACTATATATACAGAAGAAGAGGAAGTAGATCGGAGAGAGAGAACGGATCGGAAGTTATTTCTTGGCAAGAAGACCCCTTGGGGGTGAGATACCGACGTCTACTACCATGGGGCAGAAGGGGCGTCGCCGCCAAAACCTAGCCCAGAGTAAGCCTCaactcgctcgccctctctctgatTCGTTTCACTCAGTTGCTGTTTTCTTCAGTCATGAAAAATGGCTCTTTTTATCTGTAGTAAGTTCGGTAATCGATTGTTTAGATTAGTGTCAGATGGatactatgtactccctccgtccagaattacttgtcgcagaaatgaataAAAATAGATGAATGTAGAACTAaagtatgtctacatacattcattTCTTCGACTAGTAAATCCGGACGGAGAGAGTACATTTTAATTCGTTTGAGATTGAACTGTTGTTTGGGTAGGTTAGGTCCTAATCGAGTTCCTTTTAACCCATATCCATGTTTGTTTGTTAAAAAGAGCTCTAAAACACTTTCTTTTCCCTACGGCATACTAGGTGAGTCCACACACTTTCGCACTAAAAATTCGGTTATGGGAGGAGATTTCAAGAGATTGTTGCCTGTTtatgctctctctctccctctctcttatgtTAGAtgcactattaagtattaaccatgcttgTTGGGTTGCAGATGGGGTGAATAGAAGAAAGGACTCTCTCTATCAACAAGTTGGCGATGGCGATTCTCAAAATGGCGAAACATTGACATATTCAATGCCATACCTTCCAGAGGTACTGCAGCATAAAATTCTGATGATGTCTTATATTGCAAGTTTAATTTCGCTGCGACTGCTGTAACCACACTAATTCATAGGACACTGGTAGCTGCGtattactccctctgtatcaaaatataagacgtttttaagtctaaatctagaccaaaaaacgtcttatattttgataccgaGGAAGTATTTATCTTTTACTTTGTGCTTCATTCAATTGGTCACGGTCATACGCCCCTAGTGACTTACGCCCTCCAATTATCAAGTTCGGACATCAGATCTGTAGTGCGTGCGTGCATTGGCATGTTGTCCTAACGTCATACAATGACGACTGGAGAGAGTGGTAGCTTTGCTTTGTTCTAACTTCTCTGTTCAAAGGCTGGTAATCACCATCACATTAATATTATCTATGCACATTCTGTTTTATCATCTATGAAGGGTATATTACCTCAATGTCCAACTTCTCAGATCAATACTCATTCCATTCTTCTCTTACTTGTCCTGCCATACCGAGACAGAGCATATgtactaagagcatctacaatcggACCCCCATACTAAAAAAGGCTTtcacccgctttatatataaagcaatacGACCGAACCGATACAAAGTGGTGAGAGAACCCTCTTACAAAGCAGATCATCAAAGATAAACATACAAACAGGAGTAGCCACACCCCAACAAGAAGCACTCCAGACTATTGACTAGACGAGGAACCGCGCGCCTCCACAAGAAACC encodes:
- the LOC119334486 gene encoding protein FAR1-RELATED SEQUENCE 5-like — protein: MAETNKENVIRTSLPQVGQKFTDLAEAWSFWVNYGGTNKEYRPFGVFVGFNHFRETVIFGAALLFDETRGSFKWLFEAFVEAHNGKQPRAIFTDQDTAMGLAVGDVFTQAWHGLCTYHIMQNAVKHLCNSKVEESKKEEDEEPHILLDFSACMYNIEDKAAFEEAFDIMRNKVDKKKASWLDSIYKLKEKWTECYMRDVFTLGMRSTQLSESFNSDLKKHLKSDFDIIRFLKHFERVVQGKRNKELDAEFEATKKLPRIGMETPMLLQTSEAYTPTIFEAFKSEYRRSMAACSRALDGDNTYVVTIVRGNGDLSSELERIVVGDPLEQTTSCSCFQFKRIGVLCAHALKVLDLMNIKLLPNHYLLKRWTREAKSGTIQDTKGRDIIEDPKLDAMLRYKFVSHKFHDFASEAASDPECILLVDNALDILAKQVREKLRISRSILSESSNVQPNV